In the genome of Balneola sp., one region contains:
- a CDS encoding inositol monophosphatase: MMYDQELETTKNAAREASIIIKKFASERSFNIELKRKNDLVTDADLASEKKIIEVIKSSFPGDEFLAEESNTHLELPNGRVWIIDPIDGTTNFSHGFAPYCVSIALWEDGVPKVGLVLEIANSECFYAVEGNGAYLNGEKLSISKITDPSKALIGTGFPYSQFDLVDPYLEVLKDLMQKTHGIRRAGSASYDLCCVASGRFEGFYEYGLNPWDIAAGMLIIKEAGGGTCDWLGEQNQLFGKRIIAGNKSIRTFLEGVLRAHFEEGQLAG, encoded by the coding sequence ATTATGTATGATCAAGAACTGGAAACTACAAAAAATGCAGCAAGAGAAGCATCAATTATTATAAAGAAATTTGCCAGTGAAAGATCCTTCAATATTGAGTTGAAAAGAAAGAATGACTTGGTCACTGATGCAGATCTTGCCTCTGAAAAGAAAATCATTGAAGTAATAAAATCGTCATTTCCTGGAGATGAATTTTTAGCCGAAGAGTCTAATACGCATTTAGAACTTCCAAATGGAAGAGTATGGATTATTGACCCGATCGACGGTACCACAAACTTCTCGCATGGATTTGCACCCTATTGTGTTTCAATTGCACTATGGGAAGATGGGGTGCCAAAAGTGGGATTGGTTTTGGAGATTGCTAATTCCGAATGTTTCTATGCAGTAGAAGGCAATGGAGCATATTTAAATGGAGAGAAGCTTTCTATCTCAAAAATTACTGATCCATCAAAAGCCTTGATTGGGACTGGTTTTCCATATAGTCAATTTGATCTTGTAGATCCATATCTGGAGGTTTTGAAAGATTTGATGCAGAAAACACACGGCATAAGAAGGGCAGGCTCGGCTTCCTATGATTTATGTTGCGTGGCTTCAGGCAGGTTTGAGGGATTTTATGAATATGGACTTAATCCATGGGACATCGCAGCGGGAATGTTGATTATTAAAGAAGCGGGGGGAGGAACGTGCGACTGGTTGGGCGAGCAGAACCAGCTATTTGGAAAAAGGATTATAGCAGGAAATAAATCAATTAGAACGTTT
- the rpiB gene encoding ribose 5-phosphate isomerase B, whose product MIIPISSDHAGYKAKQITKKILENLGHTPVDFGTHNDESVDYPDFAVQVSERVDSGEYSQGIILCGSGQGVCMTANKYPEIRAALVYNHKVAEMTRFHNNANILCLPGRELEEDEAELEAILKAWFSTEFEGGRHSRRIEKIKSLTQKDAD is encoded by the coding sequence ATGATCATCCCAATTTCGAGCGATCACGCAGGGTATAAAGCCAAGCAAATCACAAAAAAAATCCTTGAAAACCTTGGACATACCCCGGTAGATTTCGGTACTCATAATGATGAATCTGTCGATTATCCGGATTTTGCTGTTCAAGTATCGGAACGAGTTGATTCAGGGGAATATTCACAAGGCATCATTTTATGCGGCAGTGGCCAGGGAGTTTGTATGACCGCAAACAAATATCCTGAAATAAGAGCTGCATTAGTTTATAACCATAAAGTTGCTGAGATGACCCGCTTCCATAACAATGCTAATATCCTGTGCCTCCCGGGACGTGAATTGGAAGAAGATGAAGCCGAATTAGAAGCTATACTAAAGGCCTGGTTTAGCACCGAATTTGAAGGAGGCAGGCATTCTCGAAGAATTGAAAAAATTAAATCTTTAACACAAAAGGACGCTGATTAA